A section of the Saccopteryx leptura isolate mSacLep1 chromosome 6, mSacLep1_pri_phased_curated, whole genome shotgun sequence genome encodes:
- the FBXO34 gene encoding F-box only protein 34 — translation MHLKPYWNLQKKAQPLEFSKETLRTPMSHQEAINDEKCKASYMKTSVFRSTSPGKASSRKPFEILSPNVLCSMSGKSVESSLNVKTKKNAPSATIHQGEEGEGPLDIWAVVKPGNTKEKIAFFAAHQCSNRIGSMKIKSSWDIDGRATKRRKKSGDLKEAKMQLERMREINSRCCEPEPFACGIEHCSVHYVSDGGDGICAGRPLSVVQMVAFLEQRASAALLATCAKTCTNSPAVVRVSGQSRGVLPASEAFPAPGACEEPMERGNPEVGEAQSEPVRVLDMVARLESECLKRQSQREPGSLSRNNSFRRNVGRVLLANGTQADEGKSNKGALEAPDTQVNPVGSVPVDCGPARADHCSLKGKQAWDGAPRGCPSLPAGVSFCVDSATVEPGQHTAVKNSTRYDVEMTEEFESPFPPRTCSQATELPTDVIDCASRELVPQNPGQRRKELVYISITVSKVEKDQPSSLKSYEDPLPGRLFFLPPGQHRLDSSCLDESTTEESLEARQLEDAAQGGSAPAGGRVSADSFVPGPASLGLEASIWKKQVSHDFLETRFKIQQLLEPQQYMAFLPHHIMVKIFRLLPTKSLVALKCTCCYFKFIIEYYNIRPADSRWVRDPRYREDPCKQCKKKYVKGDVSLCRWHPKPYCQALPYGPGYWMCCHRSQKGFPGCKLGLHDNHWVPACHSFNRAIHKKAKGTEAEEEY, via the coding sequence ATGCACCTGAAACCATACTGGAATCTGCAGAAGAAAGCACAACCTCTGGAATTTAGCAAGGAAACTCTGAGAACTCCCATGAGCCACCAAGAGGCCATAAATGATGAAAAATGCAAAGCTAGCTACATGAAAACAAGTGTCTTCCGTTCCACCTCTCCTGGTAAAGCATCATCTCGAAAACCTTTTGAGATCCTTTCTCCAAATGTTCTGTGCAGTATGAGTGGGAAGAGTGTAGAGAGTAGCTTGAATGTTAAAACCAAGAAGAATGCACCATCTGCAACAATCCACCAGGGCGAAGAAGGAGAAGGGCCACTTGATATCTGGGCTGTGGTGAAACCGGGAAATACCAAGGAGAAGATCGCATTCTTCGCAGCCCACCAGTGTAGCAATAGAATAGgatctatgaaaataaaaagctccTGGGATATTGATGGGAGAGCtaccaaaagaaggaaaaaatcagGGGATCTTAAAGAGGCCAAGATGCAGTTAGAAAGGATGAGGGAGATCAACAGCAGGTGCTGTGAGCCCGAGCCCTTTGCATGTGGCATTGAGCACTGTTCTGTGCACTATGTGAGTGACGGTGGGGACGGCATCTGTGCTGGCAGGCCTCTGTCGGTTGTGCAGATGGTTGCCTTCCTGGAGCAGAGAGCCAGTGCTGCTCTGTTGGCCACTTGTGCAAAAACCTGCACTAACTCACCTGCTGTGGTGAGGGTTTCTGGGCAATCCAGAGGTGTGCTCCCAGCCTCTGAGGCCTTTCCCGCCCCAGGAGCTTGTGAAGAACCCATGGAAAGGGGAAATCCCGAGGTTGGAGAAGCCCAGAGTGAGCCAGTCCGCGTCCTGGACATGGTAGCCAGGCTGGAGTCTGAGTGCTTGAAGCGGCAGAGCCAGCGTGAGCCCGGGAGCCTCTCGAGGAATAACAGCTTCCGCCGAAATGTAGGCCGGGTGTTGCTTGCCAATGGCACTCAGGCTGATGAAGGCAAAAGTAACAAAGGTGCCTTGGAGGCACCTGACACTCAGGTGAATCCTGTGGGGTCTGTACCTGTGGACTGTGGCCCAGCAAGAGCTGACCATTGTTCTCTTAAGGGGAAGCAGGCCTGGGATGGGGCTCCTCGGGGCTGTCCCTCGTTGCCAGCAGGCGTGAGTTTCTGTGTGGATAGTGCAACAGTAGAACCAGGCCAGCACACCGCTGTGAAAAACAGCACTAGATATGATGTGGAAATGACAGAGGAATTTGAGTCACCTTTTCCTCCTCGAACCTGTTCCCAAGCCACTGAGTTGCCCACAGATGTTATTGATTGTGCAAGTAGAGAGCTTGTGCCACAAAATCCCggtcagagaagaaaagaattggTATACATTAGCATCACTGTGTCCAAGGTGGAGAAAGACCAGCCTTCTAGTTTGAAGTCCTATGAAGACCCACTTCCAGGGAGGTTGTTTTTTTTGCCACCTGGTCAGCACCGGTTGGACAGTTCCTGTTTGGATGAAAGCACAACAGAAGAGTCTTTGGAGGCCCGCCAGCTTGAAGATGCTGCCCAGGGGGGCAGTGCACCTGCGGGAGGAAGGGTTTCTGCCGACTCCTTTGTCCCGGGGCCTGCCTCTCTGGGCCTTGAGGCATCCATTTGGAAAAAGCAGGTGTCTCATGACTTTTTGGAGACCAGGTTTAAAATCCAGCAGCTTTTAGAGCCTCAGCAGTACATGGCTTTCCTGCCGCACCACATTATGGTGAAAATCTTCAGGTTACTTCCCACCAAGAGTTTAGTGGCTCTTAAATGTACCTGCTGCTATTTCAAGTTTATCATTGAGTACTACAACATCAGGCCAGCAGATTCCCGCTGGGTTCGGGACCCACGCTACAGAGAGGATCCTTGTAAGCAGTGCAAGAAAAAATATGTGAAAGGGGATGTGTCCCTGTGTCGGTGGCACCCCAAGCCCTACTGCCAGGCTTTGCCCTACGGGCCGGGGTACTGGATGTGCTGCCACCGCTCTCAGAAGGGCTTCCCCGGCTGCAAGCTGGGGCTCCACGACAATCACTGGGTCCCTGCTTGCCACAGCTTTAACCGGGCAATCCATAAGAAAGCAAAAGGGACTGAAGCTGAAGAAGAGTACTGA